One window of Streptomyces sp. FIT100 genomic DNA carries:
- the gcvH gene encoding glycine cleavage system protein GcvH, with protein MSNPQQLRYSKEHEWLSAAEDGVSTVGITEFAANALGDVVYAQLPEVGSTVTEGETCGELESTKSVSDLYSPVSGEIVEANQDVVDDPSLVNSAPFEGGWLFKVRVTEEPKDLLSADEYTEFSGN; from the coding sequence ATGAGCAACCCCCAGCAGCTGCGCTACAGCAAGGAGCACGAATGGCTGTCGGCCGCCGAGGACGGCGTCTCGACGGTCGGCATCACGGAGTTCGCGGCCAACGCGCTCGGTGACGTCGTCTACGCCCAGCTCCCCGAGGTCGGCTCCACGGTCACCGAGGGCGAGACCTGCGGTGAGCTCGAGTCGACCAAGTCGGTCAGCGACCTGTACTCCCCCGTCAGCGGAGAGATCGTCGAGGCCAACCAGGACGTCGTGGACGACCCGTCGCTGGTGAACTCCGCCCCGTTCGAGGGCGGTTGGCTGTTCAAGGTGCGCGTCACGGAGGAGCCGAAGGACCTGCTCTCCGCGGACGAGTACACCGAGTTCTCCGGCAACTAG